A stretch of Carnobacterium iners DNA encodes these proteins:
- the mnmH gene encoding tRNA 2-selenouridine(34) synthase MnmH codes for MKPTITYEEIIAAKKNKMIGFVDVRSPKEHSFSTIPGAVNIPVLDDETRATVGILYVNGQVEEAKQYGVDWAASQLPNMYTHYQKLLDQYDELVIFCSRGGMRSNSIFSLLKAMGLPVSRLSGGYKAYRHYINEHLNTELTKAAFITLYGLSGSGKTEILKELSRKGANILDLEGCANHRGSMLGSIGLSEPHSQKAFESLLFEASQGWKEGEVVFTEGESKRIGNVVIPSSLFSAIKEGKKFYIDAPLELRVAQIHRDYVKEDNQKELSDSLGALKAFINEDRVNLFQEQVMSGDVDLVIESLLVSYYDPRYNHHKSQRDLTLVSLDAIETADRILEWQKESEQK; via the coding sequence ATGAAGCCAACGATAACGTACGAAGAAATAATAGCAGCTAAAAAAAATAAAATGATTGGCTTTGTAGATGTTCGTAGTCCCAAAGAACACAGTTTTTCTACCATTCCAGGAGCGGTAAATATTCCTGTTCTGGATGATGAAACACGTGCAACGGTAGGGATTTTGTATGTCAACGGACAAGTTGAAGAAGCTAAACAATACGGTGTAGACTGGGCCGCTAGTCAACTTCCCAATATGTATACTCACTACCAAAAATTATTAGACCAATACGATGAATTAGTTATTTTTTGTAGCCGAGGTGGCATGCGCTCTAATTCTATCTTTTCATTATTAAAAGCAATGGGATTACCAGTAAGTAGATTGAGTGGGGGGTATAAAGCCTACCGTCACTATATTAATGAGCATCTAAATACCGAGCTAACAAAGGCAGCATTTATAACTCTCTATGGTCTTTCAGGTAGTGGGAAAACAGAAATTTTGAAAGAACTCTCGAGAAAAGGAGCCAATATATTAGATTTAGAAGGTTGTGCTAATCACAGAGGATCTATGCTAGGCAGTATCGGGCTATCTGAACCTCATTCTCAAAAAGCATTTGAAAGTTTACTTTTTGAAGCTAGCCAAGGATGGAAAGAGGGAGAAGTAGTCTTTACTGAAGGAGAAAGCAAACGGATTGGAAATGTTGTGATTCCTTCAAGCCTATTTTCTGCAATTAAAGAAGGTAAAAAATTCTACATTGATGCGCCTCTAGAATTACGAGTTGCCCAAATTCATCGTGACTATGTAAAAGAAGACAATCAAAAAGAATTATCTGATTCCTTAGGTGCTTTAAAAGCTTTTATTAATGAGGATCGAGTTAATTTATTTCAAGAGCAAGTCATGAGTGGCGATGTAGATTTAGTCATAGAAAGCTTACTGGTCTCTTACTATGATCCACGTTACAATCACCATAAATCACAACGAGATTTAACACTGGTTAGTCTAGATGCTATAGAAACGGCGGATAGGATACTAGAATGGCAAAAAGAAAGTGAGCAAAAATAA